The following proteins come from a genomic window of Megalobrama amblycephala isolate DHTTF-2021 linkage group LG1, ASM1881202v1, whole genome shotgun sequence:
- the LOC125246387 gene encoding zinc finger protein 271-like, which produces MDVKEESEELSEVEEKHHVKPGEKCSSHSKTKKTFLNKRRAKKSTTCTQCGKSFRYKSLLERHMWIHTGEKPFKCDQCGKSFIQKSSLNQHMGIHTGEKPYKCVQCGKSFTYKSQLEIHMRVHTGEKPYVCHQCGKSYSQSTQLTTHVRIHTGEKLFVCHQCGKKFIAKEYLKLHMQIHNGEKKYTCHDCGRNFLRASHLKKHLTVHTKEKPHSCSVCGKSFSQLCSLQEHEKLHNGVREYMCFECEKTFTSGSRLKQHQRSHTGEKPFKCSHCDKRFSLSENLKIHERIHTGEKPYKCSHCDKRFNAIANLKRHERIHTGEKPYKCSHCDKRFSLSAHLKTHERIHTGGKPYKCSHCDKRFSQSSSIKIHEMIHTGEKPYKCSHCDKRFSFSAHLKTHEMIHTGEKPYKCSHCDKRFSRSSCMKIHEMIHTGEKPYKCSHCDKRFSQLTNMKTHERIHTGEKPYKCSHCDKRFNQSEHLKTHERIHSGEKPYKCDQCGKSFSFKSQLKIHMKIHAVEKPHHHSLRSRRRSSGDEPPFNPVSQKLCESFLKERNERRSSGSEEICSLHSEKLILFCLEDKQPVCLVCKDSQKHDNQKFRPFSQVVSSYKEELNTALESLQEKLQHNEEMKGEFEKTVQHIKSQAEHTERQIKQQFEKLHQFLRDEEEATITALREEEEQKKQMMKEKLEEMNRHISALSHTIKDMEEMMKANDVCFLKEFPVSVERVQSSQPDPQMASGALIHVPHYLGNLPFRVWKKMQDIVQNTPVILDPNTANLRLVLSDDLTSVRYSRNKQPLPDNPERFDRYPCVLGSEGFNSGTHCWDIEVKESSDWILGVTTASNQRKGCDFFNTDVWSVDYDVEGLDEPCGFPVKQNLDCLRVNLDYDGGTVSFSDPVTNTHLHTFTTTFTDTLFPFFSCSHSLKILAVNSQ; this is translated from the exons ATGGATgtgaaggaggagagtgaagaactgagtgaagtggaggagaaacatcatgtcaaacctggagaaaaatgTTCGAGTcactcaaagactaaaaagacttttttaaacaaaagaagagccaagaaatctacaacctgcactcagtgtggaaagagtttcagataCAAAAGTCTTCTTGAGCGTCACATGTGGATccacacaggagagaagccgttcaagTGTGATCAATGCGGGAAGAGCTTCATACAAAAATCATCTCTTAATCAACACATGGgaattcacaccggagagaaacCGTACAAGTGTgttcaatgtggaaagagtttcacatacAAAAGTCAACTTgagattcacatgagagttcacactggagagaagccttatgtATGccatcaatgtgggaagagttacAGTCAATCAACACAACTAACGACACACGTGAGAATCCACACCGGAGAAAAGCTATTCGTATGTCATCAGTGTGGGAAGAAATTCATAGCCAAAGAATATCTTAAGCTTCACATGCAGATCCACAATGGAGAGAAGAAGTATACATGTCATGACTGTGGAAGAAACTTTCTTAGGGCATCACACCTGAAGAAACACCTGACAGTTCATACGAAGGAGaaaccacattcatgttctgtgtgtggaaagagtttttcacagctCTGTAGTTTACAAGAGCATGAGAAACTTCATaatggtgtgagagagtacatgtgctttgagtgtgagaagacttttacttCAGGAAGCCGTTTAAAACAGCACCAGAGaagtcacactggagaaaaacctttcaagtgttcacactgtgacaagagattcagtctgtcagaaaatctaaaaatacatgagcggatccacactggagagaaaccttacaagtgttcacactgtgacaagagattcaatgcGATAGCAAAtctgaaaagacatgagaggatccacactggagagaaaccttacaagtgttcacactgtgacaagagattcagtctgtcagcacatctgaaaacacatgagaggatccacactggaggaAAACcgtacaagtgttcacactgtgacaagagattcagtcagtcatcaTCTATTAAAATacatgagatgatccacactggagaaaaaccttacaagtgttcacactgtgacaagagattcagtttttcagcacatctgaaaacacatgagatgatccacactggagaaaaaccttacaagtgttcacactgtgacaagagattcagtcggtCATCATGTATGAAAATacatgagatgatccacactggagaaaaaccttacaagtgttcacactgtgacaagagattcagtcagttgacaaatatgaaaacacatgagaggatccacaccggagagaaaccttacaagtgttcacactgtgataagagattcaatcagtcagaacatttgaaaacacatgagaggatccacagtggagagaaaccttacaagtgtgatcagtgtggaaagagtttctcttttaaaagtcaactgaagatacacatgaagatccatgcagtagagaaaccacatcaccacagtctgaGATCACG GAGAAGATCCTCAGGAGATGAACCTCCATTTAATCCGGTGTCACAAAAGTTGTGTGAGTCGTTCCTGAAGGAGAGAAATGAGAGGCGTTCATCAGGATCTGAGGAGATCTGCAGTTTACACAGTGAGAAACTCATACTCTTCTGTCTGGAGGACAAACAGCCTGTGTGTTTAGTGTGCAAAGATTCACAGAAACATGACAATCAGAAATTCAGACCCTTCAGTCAAGTGGTTTCATCATATAAG GAGGAGCTCAATACAGCTCTGGAGTCCTTACAAGAGAAACTTCAACACAATGAAGAAATGAAAGGAGAGTTTGAGAAAACAGTTCAACACATCAAG TCTCAAGCTGAGCACACAGAGCGTCAGATTAAACAGCAGTTTGAGAAgcttcatcagtttctcagagatgaagaagaagctacaatcactgctctgagggaggaagaggaacagaagaagcagatgatgaaggagaagctggaggagatgaacagacacatctcagctctttcacacacaatcaAAGACATGGAGGAGATGATGAAAGCCAATGACGTCTGCTTTCTGAAG gaGTTTCCAGTCTCAGTGGAAAG AGTCCAGAGCTCACAGCCGGATCCACAGATGGCTTCTGGAGCTTTGATTCATGTGCCACATTACTTGGGCAACCTGCCGTTCAGAGTCTGGAAGAAGATGCAGGACATCGTCCAAAACA CTCCTGTCATTCTTGATCCAAATACTGCGAATCTACGTCTCGTCCTGTCTGATGATCTGACCAGTGTGAGATACAGCAGGAACAAACAACCTCTTCCTGATAATCCAGAGAGATTCGACCGTTATCCCTGTGTTCTGGGTTCAGAGGGgtttaactcaggaacacactgCTGGGATATAGAGGTTAAAGAGAGTTCAGACTGGATTCTTGGAGTAACTACAGCATCAAACCAGAGGAAGGGATGTGATTTCTTCAACACTGATGTTTGGAGTGTGGATTATGATGTGGAAGGACTGGATGAACCATGTGGTTTTCCTGTTAAACAGAATCTTGATTGTTTGAGAGTGAATCTGGACTATGACGGAGGAACGGTGTCATTCTCTGATCCTGTAACTAACACACatctacacacattcacaacCACCTTCACTGACACACTCTTTCCATTCTTCAGTTGTTCTCACTCTCTGAAGATCTTAGCGGTCAATAGTCAGTAA